A segment of the Entomomonas moraniae genome:
ACGCTTCGGTAGGCGTTTTTCCTTCTGTTAGGTAGCTAATTGAAAACTCAACCGTATCAGGTTTAAGAGAAATTGTTTCTGATAGACTAACATTGATGTTTCCAACAGCAATCAACTCAGTGCCATATTTTAATTTATTGACTTCAATAAAGTTGCTATCGGTAGCTTGTTGGGCGAATAAGTGTGGTGTTGTGAATAAGCAACAGGTTAAAGCAGCGACTAGTAGTGTCTTTTTCATCATATATCCCCTCAGAAATTTGGTTAAGTCTACCATGATTTTTGAATTTTAAAGCACGGATGCTACGATTGGATTGTAAGACTATAGTTGTTATTTTAACAAGTGGTAAATATACGATAATCCATACTTTAAGATTATCGTATTATTTAGTTTCTTTAGAAGTAACGTTAATTATTCCTCTTTAGGCTTAGTAACTCCTGTCAGGTCTGTAATCTTTAAGAGGAGGTTTCTTGGTTGTGGTTTAGGTTTATCCTTAAGCGGACACTCGGGTCTAATACCATACTCCCTGATTAAACAAGGATTAATACGTTTTTTTTCAGCCAATGTTGTTTGTTTAATAAAGAATACACGTTCTTGTGAACGGGTTATTGTTTGTTTATCTGAAGCATTAATAATCTCAACAATTAACTTGTGTTCACCACGCTCTAAGTTAGAAACATTGTAAGTTTTTGATGTCGTTTCGGCAATTACATTGCCATCAATTAAAAAACGATAGAGGTGGTTTGATGCAAGAGTAGGTTCGGACTTTACTTCAATTGTGAGTTGTCCGCCCGAGTTTCTTATTGTC
Coding sequences within it:
- a CDS encoding DUF4124 domain-containing protein, whose translation is MKLISLTLLLTCVTTLYAQVYTYVDKNGNTIYTDNPPEQQETRKLDIQLTQPVQQAQQEQQENQQEQTAANETKTVRLSPDTMAQPTSNDAINTMPASINDSINQETTSYQHIDIIKPANEETIRNSGGQLTIEVKSEPTLASNHLYRFLIDGNVIAETTSKTYNVSNLERGEHKLIVEIINASDKQTITRSQERVFFIKQTTLAEKKRINPCLIREYGIRPECPLKDKPKPQPRNLLLKITDLTGVTKPKEE